GCGCGAAGGTGGAGCTCATCGACTACGAGCGGTTCTGCGCCACGGGGGCCTGAGGTCTCCCGGGATGCATTTTCAGGGGCAACGGTCTAGATGAGGCCGCGTATGATGCCGCCAGCCCAGACCCGGGGCGGTGGTGGAGCGCGACCCGGGGTCGGGCCTGAGAGCGGAAGCGGCAGGGAGACGACGGCGATGTCCGAGCAGAACGAGAACCAGGACACCAGGACGGGGGAGGACCGGCGTGACTCGCCCCGCGTCCCCATGCGTCTGAAGGTCCGGCGGCAGGGGGAAGAAAGCTACCTGGACCGCGCGGGGGACCTGTCCCTGGGCGGCGTGGGGTGGGTGGGTGAGGCGCTGGAGGCGGGCCAGGTCGTGGAGGTGCGCTTCGCGCTGCCTTCGCCCCTGGACGAGGTGCAGGTGCAGGGCGAGGTGCTGCCTCCCAAGCCCGGCATGACGGGCCCGGTGGTGCGCGTGCGGTTCCTGGATCTGCCGGTGGAGGTGGAGCTGGGCATCGCCCGGCACCTGGAGGCGCAGGTCAAGGACGAGCCCCGGAGCGCCTCCTAAGGCACGGGCTCCCGGATGGGACGGGCGCCCCCTGGGGCGTCCCGCGAAGGAGGGTGTCATGGCGGAGGAGATTCCCTGGGAGCGGCTGTTCGAGGAGGCCCTGCGGGTGCGTCAGCGCGCGCACGTGCCGTACTCGCGCTTTCCGGTGGGGGCCGCCGTGCTGTACGCGGACGGCTCGGTGGTGGCCGGCTGCAACGTGGAGAACGCCACCTACGGCCTCACGGTGTGCGCGGAGCGCGGCGCGTTCGTCGCGGGCGTGGCGCAGGGCCGTGAGAGGCCGGTGGCCGTGGCCATCGTCGTGGATACCCCGGAGCCCTGTCCCCCGTGCGGCATGTGCCGCCAGGTGATGGCGGAGTTCTCCGGGTCTGACCTTCCGGTGCGCAGCCGCACCCTCCGCGGGGAGGAGGCGCGCTACACGCTCGGTGAGCTGCTGCCGCACGCCTTCACCCGCGCCTTCCTCTAGGAATCTCTCGCGTGGACTTGCTCCTCACTGGCGCCACTGTCGTCACCATGAACCGCGACCGCGAGGTGCTGCCTCGCGCGGACGTGCTCGTGCAGGACGGGCGCATCGCGAAGGTGGGCCGGGGCCTGAAGGTGAAGGGCGCTCGCCGCGTCCTGGACCTCACCGGGCAGGTGGTGATGCCCGGCCTCATCCACGGCCACCTGCACGCCTGCCAGACGCTGTTCCGCGGCCACGCGGACAAGCGGGAGCTGCTGGACTGGCTGCGCGAGCGCATCTGGCCCATGGAGGCGGCGCACGACGCGGCGTCCCTGCGCGCCAGCGCGGACCTCACCTTCGCGGAGCTGATCCGCTCCGGCTCCACGGCGGCGCTCGACATGGGCACCGTGCACCAC
This Corallococcus silvisoli DNA region includes the following protein-coding sequences:
- a CDS encoding PilZ domain-containing protein; this translates as MSEQNENQDTRTGEDRRDSPRVPMRLKVRRQGEESYLDRAGDLSLGGVGWVGEALEAGQVVEVRFALPSPLDEVQVQGEVLPPKPGMTGPVVRVRFLDLPVEVELGIARHLEAQVKDEPRSAS
- a CDS encoding cytidine deaminase, with the translated sequence MAEEIPWERLFEEALRVRQRAHVPYSRFPVGAAVLYADGSVVAGCNVENATYGLTVCAERGAFVAGVAQGRERPVAVAIVVDTPEPCPPCGMCRQVMAEFSGSDLPVRSRTLRGEEARYTLGELLPHAFTRAFL